From the genome of Vicia villosa cultivar HV-30 ecotype Madison, WI linkage group LG2, Vvil1.0, whole genome shotgun sequence, one region includes:
- the LOC131645904 gene encoding proliferating cell nuclear antigen-like, producing MLELRLVQGSLLKKVLESIKELVNDANFDCSSTGFSLQAMDSSHVALVSLLLKPEGFEHYRCDRNLSMGMNLNNMAKILKFAGNDDIITIKADDGSDTDTDTVTFMFESPKQDKISDFTMKLMDIDGEHLGIPEAEYHAIVRMPSAEFARVCKDLSTIGDTVVITVSKEGVKFSTKGDIGSANIVCRGNTNVDKPEEATVIEMNEPVALRFGLRYMNSFTKATPLSSSVTISLSNEMPVVVEYKIAEMGYVRFYLAPKIEEDEEETKPQV from the coding sequence ATGTTGGAACTCCGTCTAGTCCAAGGTTCACTTCTCAAGAAAGTTCTAGAATCGATCAAGGAGTTGGTGAACGATGCAAACTTCGACTGTTCTTCTACTGGTTTCTCCCTTCAAGCCATGGATTCTAGCCATGTCGCTTTGGTGTCGCTTCTTCTAAAACCGGAGGGTTTTGAGCATTATCGATGTGACCGTAACCTCTCTATGGGAATGAATCTCAACAACATGGCTAAGATATTGAAGTTCGCAGGGAATGATGATATCATTACCATCAAGGCTGATGATGGCAGTGACACCGACACCGACACCGTGACCTTCATGTTTGAAAGCCCTAAGCAAGATAAGATTTCTGACTTCACGATGAAGCTGATGGACATTGATGGCGAACACCTAGGAATTCCGGAGGCTGAATATCATGCCATTGTTAGAATGCCATCTGCTGAGTTCGCTAGGGTTTGCAAAGATCTAAGCACCATTGGTGATACTGTTGTGATTACGGTTTCTAAAGAGGGTGTTAAGTTTTCCACTAAAGGAGATATTGGAAGTGCAAATATTGTTTGCAGGGGGAATACTAATGTGGACAAGCCTGAAGAAGCTACGGTGATAGAGATGAATGAGCCTGTTGCGTTGCGGTTTGGTCTGAGATACATGAACTCTTTTACAAAGGCAACCCCTCTATCAAGCTCGGTTACCATCAGTCTGTCAAATGAGATGCCAGTTGTTGTTGAGTACAAGATTGCTGAGATGGGTTATGTGAGATTCTATTTGGCGCCTAAAATAGAGGAGGATGAAGAAGAAACAAAACCCCAAGTTTAG
- the LOC131649201 gene encoding cyclic pyranopterin monophosphate synthase, mitochondrial-like: MFLRRIGAAFPLSKRFLSSSVIHDYASSIQELNKEMESVFGELPPDELPTSVSNSPASSEPHVPSRSIGETKSSFELTHTGNSGEAQMVDVSPKESSKRTATAVCKVVLGKKVFDLVSANQMAKGDVLTVAKIAGITAAKQTSNLIPLCHNIGLSHVQVDLRLNHEDFSVTIEGEAASMGKTGVEMEAMTAVSIAGLTVYDMCKAASKGITITDIRLKHKSGGKSGDYSWGQ, from the exons ATGTTTCTTAGAAGAATTGGTGCTGCATTTCCTCTATCGAAAAGGTTCCTCAGCTCTTCTGTTATCCATGACTATGCAAGTTCCATTCAAGAACTCAATAAG GAAATGGAATCTGTATTTGGGGAACTTCCACCAGATGAACTACCTACCTCTGTAAGCAATAGTCCTGCGAGTAGCGAACCTCATGTGCCATCTCGAAGCATAGGTGAAACTAAAAGTTCTTTTGAATTGACTCATACTGGAAATTCAGGAGAAGCTCAAATGGTGGATGTGTCTCCGAAAGAAAGTAGTAAGAGAACCGCCACTGCTGTTTGCAAAGTAGTTCTTGGAAAGAAGGTGTTTGATTTGGTATCAGCCAATCAGATGGCAAAAGGAGACGTGCTTACGGTAGCGAAGATTGCTGGCATAACTGCTGCAAAACAAACTAGTAACTTGATTCCGTTGTGCCATAACATAGGTCTTTCGCACGTGCAAGTTGATTTGAGATTGAATCATGAGGACTTTAGTGTAACAATAGAAGGGGAAGCTGCTTCAATGGGAAAAACTGGGGTTGAGATGGAAGCAATGACAGCAGTGTCAATTGCTGGCTTAACGGTTTATGATATGTGCAAAGCTGCTTCAAAAGGTATAACAATTACGGATATAAGACTGAAACATAAATCCGGTGGAAAAAGTGGGGATTATTCATGGGGACAATAA
- the LOC131649203 gene encoding FAD synthetase 1, chloroplastic-like, producing MFGATRISHHFRDCELHFHPFGVAFRFHTFHLSFPPRPTKPCFLTNGIAATTAGNRSRIPSNKCYSSSTPSKSSGEIPLLFDCFSQQEDEREILSDGVSAVAGGVVALGKFDALHIGHRELAIQASRAGPPFLLSFVGMAKVLGWENRAPIVAKCDRKRVLSSWIPHCSNTVPEEFQIEFSSVRHLSPQQFVEKLSKELKVRGVVAGENYRFGYKAAGDALELVKLCEEYGMEAYIIKSVMDKNQYSANINSSTGSKERGQVSSTRVREALAVGDVRYVSELLGRPHRLVLLSTDREKFSFGQYKVSAPKSCLLNLAPKEGLYEKCSLLLGQENVMLCRVIIDSKFVHIETDYGGQSDIFGTHNLQYLHIEFGDSST from the exons ATGTTTGGCGCAACTCGTATTTCGCATCATTTTCGAGATTGCGAACTCCATTTTCACCCCTTCGGTGTTGCCTTCAGATTTCACACTTTCCATCTCTCTTTCCCTCCACGCCCTACAAAACCTTGTTTCCTCACTAATGGCATCGCCGCCACAACCGCCGGCAACCGGAGCAGAATCCCGTCCAACAAATGCTACTCTTCCAGTACTCCATCTAAGTCTTCCGGAGAAATTCCTCTCCTGTTCGATTGTTTCAG CCAACAAGAAGATGAACGTGAGATTCTTTCAGATGGAGTATCTGCAGTGGCAG GTGGAGTTGTAGCATTGGGAAAGTTTGATGCTCTGCACATAGGTCATCGAGAACTTGCAATTCAAGCATCAAGGGCTGGACCTCCATTTCTTTTATCATTTGTTGGCATGGCAAAGGTACTTGGTTGGGAAAATAG AGCTCCAATAGTTGCTAAATGTGACCGAAAACGTGTTCTATCATCTTGGATTCCACATTGTAGTAACACAGTCCCAGAAGAGTTTCAGATAGAGTTTTCAAGTGTTAGGCATCTCAGTCCACAGCAGTTTGTTGagaagttatccaaagaacttaAAGTGCGCGGAGTTGTTGCAG GCGAGAACTACCGATTTGGATATAAAGCCGCTGGAGATGCATTGGAGTTAGTAAAGCTGTGTGAGGAGTATGGAATGGAAGCTTACATAATAAAATCTGTCATGGACAAGAACCAATACTCTGCAAATATAAATTCCAGTACTGGTTCCAAAGAGAGGGGACAGGTCTCATCTACTCGCGTCCGCGAAGCCCTTGCTGTAGGAGATGTGAGGTATGTCTCGGAGCTTTTGGGTAGACCGCATCGTCTCGTATTACTAAGCACTGACCGAGAAAAGTTCAGCTTTGGCCAGTATAAGGTGTCTGCTCCTAAATCATGCTTATTGAATCTAGCACCAAAGGAAGGTTTATATGAGAAGTGTTCACTTTTACTTGGTCAAGAAAATGTTATGCTATGTAGGGTAATTATTGACAGCAAGTTTGTGCATATAGAAACAGATTACGGAGGTCAGAGTGATATTTTTGGTACTCACAATTTGCAGTACTTGCATATTGAATTTGGCGATTCAAGCACTTGA